Genomic window (Culex pipiens pallens isolate TS chromosome 3, TS_CPP_V2, whole genome shotgun sequence):
GACTGACGGCGGATACAGCATCGATGAAGCCTCCGTAAAGAATCTGTCGCATCTTCGGCACTTTTAACTCCCGGCGTACGGATGTGTACCTCACGCGGCAACGACGAAAGGCAATCCGTCGGTGGCAACGACGGCTACAAAGTCGTTCGTGGTCAGTTGTTGTTGGTTGTCGGGTTGGGGAGGAAATAAAATGTCCTCCAGAGGTTTGTCGGTGTCCAGTTACCAGTCGAAAATACAGATCCGGAAACTGCGGGGATTTGAACGAGAAGAAAGTTTCAATAACGAAATGGACAAGGAAAAACGTGCTCCATTCCAACCGCCAGACCACGTTAGTTCTGGTCAACCTGAGGCGTTGTGTGAGGCACCCTGGCGAATTCCTCAGCATCGAGCTACCACGTTCTGGTGGTGATGTTCGAAATGCTACACATCTAATTGGCGGAAATTCCGCTGCTGTATTTGTGGCGCGGTGTGCCATTTAGTAGGGCACCTGTCGTTGTGGGCATCTGGTCCCTAAAGTTACGCTCGTTTCCTGCGTACTCGATCCACGCTCCTTTTCGAGCCATGAGTTTCTACCACAAGATCGTTTTACCGCGACTATTCCCTCAAACAAACGGCCATTCTTGTCGACTCGGAACAGAGCTAGTGAATCAGAAGTTCTCCCAgttaaagcggtatacgcacttcggaaggaaccggtcaagaaaaaaatcaaatgacagCAGCgacagcgcaagcaagtcagagagggtgaagaaaagccccaagaaatcgctccctcttctttgttctgctgttcgtaaagctgtttcttgacccctttccttccgatctgcatactagccttaaagGACGCTGTGctcttgtacaaaaaaaaaatcatctgctCGGCTAAAGATTTTTGGGTCATTTTCCATACTAGCAAGGGCACGGCCCAGGCCGGCACGAATCTATCGAGAAAGGGTTCGGCCCATGCCGGCGCACCACCTTCTGCTGGTTCCCGAGAACCACGATCGCCATGAAAAAGAAAGCTAAGCAAAATAAGCTCAAAGATCCGCTGGAACTTGTCGAACTGGACAACACTCCGTACTGCTGAAGGCCGATCATAATCCCGACGTAGCTGGTTGGGATTCAACAAAAACCCCACCCCACCCCTCGAAAAACCGATTTTATTAATCAACACAAGAGTAGATAATTACATTCGTATACAACATAATCGGTCAGCATATTACCACGGAATCACGATGTCTTGGTAACCTTTTCCGCCTTCTGTTCACTCATCCCCGACCAACGGTGCACTTGTCCTTGTCCTTGGTCAGTACATCGGTTAGTACGGTAGTTCTTTCCAGGTGTCCAAGGGAGTCAGTAGCTCCTGCAAATGATACGCCTCGTTCCATGACCTCGTACGAAGAAAGTTTCCCGCACGGAACCAGATTACCAAGCATGATCTGGCAGAGgaggaaaatacaaaaattagatGTGCAATGCTCGAGTAAAACCGTGGGAAAGTTCCCCAGTCCGGTTGAAAATTTCTCCTTAATACTTATCAGAACTTGATGCTTACATGCAGCGGGATGTCGAGCAAGACTTTCCgacaaattaattgaaaaagcaGCAccatttaactttttcaaaaatgttttattcacACAAATAAAACAGTTGTGCACTTTCAAAAGGCACaatcaaaacgacaaaaaacagAAGGACATCAGATGCGATTGGAGAGAAACGTCAACAATGTCAAAAGTCATTTCTGAACAGCCAGAATGGCGTTTCTCTCGTTTCTCTGAATTTCTCTCGTTTCCTACCGTTTGCTCACAGAGCAACTCTCGTTTGCTCTGGTTTTTTCACTGTCTTGCCCCgagggaaacctacttgaccgaattgTCAAGcatatatatgcgtttatcctttagcttttcatcggtctgatggccaagtgggctaaggcgccagtccttactattggtgttgggtttgaatctcggcggttgcaactaattttttgtgtttgcaaatattgtacatgcagtgtgtagtattatgtgtttattttgacaaaggtgatgtgcatgcttttgttgAACAGGGCACAGCCCTGCAGTGCAACATCACTAACACAGACAAACGACTTGACAGCTCGAACAAGTGTCAAACACATCTTTCAATAAAATCATTCTGAACGTAACTCTGAACGATAAACACGCGTCTTTTTCTTTCGCTCTCTCCGTACGACTCGGCAGTCTCCTGAGAGGTTATGGGCCCAGCCCGAGCCCACGAGGTTTGAGGTTAGAATTTTACGTTCTTTTTGATCGTTTTCGAGAGTTCCTACGTGGAATCACGTGAAAGTTTTTTCGTGGAAAAGAATTGGTGTACGCTGAATAGCACTAAACGCGATGGAATTTGCACGAATAACGAAGTTGGGCAGCTTGAACTACGAGCCGTGGTCGTTTTCAGTGAAGGCCCTGTTGCGACGCGAAAGACTGTGGAAGTTCGTTGAGCCCGGAGTGGCCCCGAATCCACTGACGGAAGTGTGGACTGCCGGAGATGAGAAGGCGCTAACCACGATCCAGTTGCTGGTGGAGGACCGCCAACACCGTTTCATCCAGGGTAAGGAGACTGCAAAAGCGGCGTGGGATGCGTTGAAGGAGCATCACAGCAAGCTTACCCTCGAGCAAAAGGTCTCCACCATCATACAGATTGCGAACCAGACCTTTCGGGATGGCGACAGCATGGATACGTACATCGGGGAGTTTGAACAGCTGTATGGCCGGCTGGACAACGCGGGAATGAAGATCCAGGAGTGCGTCAAGGTGGCGTTGATTCTGCGCGGGCTTCCTGCAACGTTCCGGCCACTAATTATGGCCCTCGGTGCGCGGGATGAAGATGATCTCACGCTCGATTTGGTAAAAGACAAGTTGATCGACGAAGCGGCCAACTACAAGTCGATCTGTGAAGCGGAGGAAAAGGCGCTCAAGGTGCGCACCGGCCGCCGGAAGGTGTTGATATGTTATCATTGCGGTAAGCCGGGCCATCGGAAGGCAGATTGCGAGGAGTACTCAACGGAGGACGACGAGGATGACAAGTCGAAGAAACACAAAGAAAAGGCTCTGAAGGCAATCGAAAATTCCTGCGAAGAAATCACTCTTGCTGTTACAAGTGGAAAAATTGGATCAAAATCATGGTTAATCGATTCTGGCGCGTCGTCTCACTTGACAAGTGACAGGAGTGCGTTTGTGAAAATCGATGAAAGTGTGCGTTCTGTAGTTACTACTGCTGGCGGGAATAAATTGCGCACTGCTGGAGTCGGCTATTGCGTGATCAAGAGCGTCGACGCTCGCGGGCGAAAAGTGAACATAACGCTGACTGatgtaggggaaatctaccctttccaatcaaacacctatcttcgtcatatggagagtttgatgctcgattaaagctccaaaaatactatttgggctataaacttaccagcaacagcaccccctcgagtaagcacgcaaatgtatgccacttactggccaaaaagatcacatttaatgcacttttgatcataatttgtattttgcgagaccacttctcatcattttgttggcacacaaagtgacacacacgagaatccctcaaacgcttaatgaatatcgccaaaattaacttttcactttcgcttactttttcacggcgcttaagatatgaaattgcttccaactaccggcaacatgttcttttgatcatttgtaaggcactcacttgaagaataatcccgaaaaatgtaataaattagcaagcgccatcaaaaaaacaaacgcgccaagtcgtttgacgtttcaattttcactttgcattccaaacgaaggctgaagaaaaccgagcgagagacgaaggcaaaaaagaacaaaggctggccgtcaacaccaccagcagcacagccagcgatgccaggaaactttccctataaatgccacttttcgtgagtgttcgtttgaactgtcagcgcaaatggcaacactcgacagagtgttggaagaaaaaagaactaagccgatattagaaaaatgggcgtggcccaatgcattcgcctcgattagaatacccttgggaattttttttttgttaaatgcttggtaaagaaatagaataacttttagtgaaagtgaaaataaacagaaatgttcacaaaaacttgctctactcgttggtgtacttggttttagtaaaattcaagggagactctagattatccagcatcattcaaacacgaccgcttattaggattaaaatgggtagatttcccctactttTCGTACCGAGGCTTGAAGGAAGTTTGATTTCGGTTGGGAAACTGTCGGAAAAGGGTGTGCTGACGACGTTCAACGGCGGAAAATGCGAGTTGCTGCGCGGCGATAAGGTGATTGCGACGGCGGCAAGAATCGATGGCCTGTATCAGCTGATGCGTGCCAGGTGCAGTGCCATTGCTGTGCGTAAGCGTCGATTGCAGTACAGGAACTGGAGGCCGAAGCAGAAATTCTTCGACAACCGTGATAAACCGGATGGAACGCGCTTTACGAAGAATCGGTTGAATGGAATTGATTCGCCAGCTGAGGAGGTGATTGTTCGGCTGGAAGAGGACATCGAAGAGGTGTTGCAGGACGAAGCTTTCTATTTGAACGGTTCAGTGGTTCAGGAGGAGCTTTGCGGAGAAGACTAGATTTAGGAGGAGCCAGAGGGGTTGTGAATGGTGTAAGAAGTGGACGAATTTGAGAACAATTTCAATGGGTTGTAGTGAAGTTGAGGAGGAGTGTTGAACAGGGCACAGCCCTGCAGTGCAACATCACTAACACAGACAAACGACTTGACAGCTCGAACAAGTGTCAAACACATCTTTCAATAAAATCATTCTGAACGTAACTCTGAACGATAAACACGCGTCTTTTTCTTTCGCTCTCTCCGTACGACTCGGCAGTCTCCTGAgagcttttgcatgcgattttaccatcggattttttgctgtgtaatatTTGAGCAAAGAAAGGTCGAATttacaatattcaaaatatgaaacatatttttttcaacattttgtatgttttaaataaatggcagctggcaaaaaaaagcaaagcaatccactttaacgacccccgggtcttttgtggtcgctgttgcaagtttctgctcatttctagacgtccgaaggttatgtgtggtgagtcacctaGTGGCAGCAGgcacaatttacaaatttgaaacaaatatttgtagaaaaaaatattctaaaaccgtacactttatttcaatttctaaaaatttcttaacaagtgcaaattatttttttatcactcaatatgttttgaacattttctgaTTGGTCAAAAACAATTCGCCCGTAATTCACTGCACTTTAAATatggtattatttttttgcttcaaatctgtttgtaattttttttctctcaaataTTATGTTTAAATGTCCACCATTACGGGGGCTGGGGGCTCGTGGTACCCctaggggtacatgtaccccaggttgagaaccgctgcttTAGGTAAACAAGAAACAATACTTCGTAAAACTGATAATtccgtgaaagaaaatacttggtgggacaattatgcgtagaagtacaacgatgggacaaacagacttggtgttgttttcaatgagtttacgaacaaagtactagattttatatgtttttctcgaaaagtaaactaaacctaaaaatgacaaaaagtcagaatcgaccaaaaatgacatgggacaattatacgtagaacggcagtgtactGTTAGTTAACCATTTGCTCCACAGTTTTCAGTAGGTAAAGTTTACTCGGGCAGAACGTCAAACTGACAAGGCAAAAGAAATTTCTTTCAATACAAATATTCACAAACTTCCGAAagcaatatatttttgtttagttGCAGTTCATGATGGTGCTGCCAGGATTAATCGGATTTGCATCGACCTTGGTGATTGCGGCAGCTGCCATCGCAACTGTTTGCTACACTGTCAATTACATCAATAATCGATATTTACACGAAGGGCAAGGTCCAAGCCGTCCGTCATCATCAGGCAACAACAAATCGTCAAAGTCATGGAAGGGATACGACGATTGGAATGAGTAGCATAGAAtatatattttagtttttaatcgcTTTATGTAaccaatctgtttttttttttttttgttttcgtttttagAATCTCCTGCACTATTTGCCTAAATGCCGTAAATGGTTGGACCACGCGAAAACTGGCATGCGGACACATGTTCCATAATAAATGCATTGAAAGCTGGTTCACCCACACCCGATGCTGCCCAAACTGTCGTACGGATGTGTAAGCAAGGACAATAGAATCTGTTTTGCTGTGATGACACTGAAGACTTCCGGATATACGTTCAGAAATGCTTGTAATCtgtgtaacaacatttttaagataagcttttaacattttttgttcgttgatatttttatcaaaCTTAATTTACCCATTTGAATGTAACGTATACTAAGTCTTGGCAAACTTAATGTAATTTGAAACTCACATAAGtcggcaataaaaaaaactagaattgTAAAACTCATCGaaagttagtttttcttttaaaaatatatctcatAAAGACGTTTAGCTCAAACGATGCTTCCACGTTTGAGTTTTTATGTAGTTAAATCTTGTGTGATATCAGAACACAACTGCACAGATAAATCAACTAGGTACAGGAACTTGCGTATGTGTGAATGACCTCTATTTAGCTCAAATTAATTGGTATATTTCAGCTGCGAGCAGATAGCTCGGCATTTTATTGTGTAGTTTGTTTAGCAAAATTCTTCGTGAAGCAGAACGGAGCTTCACAGATAATttaactacagtccagactcgattatccgatgcctcgattatctgaagtttcgtttatccgaagttcggttatccgaaggtttgtatgggacttcggatttatttttgtatttttttttattttctttctttaaacatcaaactcgagttctgcgatcccattctagttaaatttgaatggttgattgcgtgtaaaattaaaaaaaaagcatttttttcaatatttcatcagcgccattttggccgccatcttggatttaattaaaattaaattattcgctctacagcattgccttggcgttctcgattgcgagattcctactcgaaactaggtgtccgaaggcttgattgttgaggcaattgcaaacctctttttacaccttagcttccatccaccccaggattcgaactgacgacctttggattgttagtcgaactgcctaccagcgactccaccgagacaggacccagggagacgactcctacacctggactgaactaacgacctaaccttgggttagtccggggccaacatttacttcccttccgacagaaggcgtgatcagacaaatctcgtctcgaaaaatgccaccgggaccgtctgggatcgaacccaggccgactgggtgagaggcaatcacgcttacccctacaccacggtcccgaccatctcggatttaaaaattctaaatcacttcagagtagtttaagggtcatactaaagctccaCAATCAAAACtatgacaacgaaaaaaaatcgtgattcgattatccgaagtgatgtTTTGCCAAgaccttcggattatcgagtctggactgtacatgattttttttatattctgatTGACACTTAAACTACCAACAAGCGGAAAACTCGTTTGTTTACATGGAATCAACCTAGTTTTCCACGCGCTTGGTAGTTTTAGTGTTAATTGCTCAATAAAATGATCTATAGATCATCGCCGATGATCACGGATACGAGTGGTAAGatcacaggaaaattgatgagaATGATAGTCCGACATCAGCGTACTAGAAATAACAAAAAGATGATTGTAAACATTTCGCAGAATGATCAACGTTTTTATTGTGAGCCAACATAAACAAaaccgattattttttttaattttaaaaataaaaggcgTAGCTGCGAAACTCTTTtttaaaacatacaaaactcaaaaaaaatctagaatataAAACTAGATGATGCACTGCAACTGCTCTATTTCACGAAATTCACTCCGCAGACACTGGGATAAGGTTGATTAGGTTGTTACTATTTTCAGCCAGCTCGGTAATGGACACTCTGCCGCGCTGTTTGATGAATTTCGCCACCGCGTTTAACTCCTCTTCCGAAATGTAGATAAACTTTCCTCTGTCGTCGATGACACCGCTGAGGCGGCCATCCTTTTGCAGCTCAACTATCCTATCGATTGCCGCCTGCGTTTTCAATTTGAATTGAACCGCCAAATCTTCGAGGACGACCACTTTATTACTCTGAAATGTAAAACTCAAGATAAGGATCTTTATAGCCTTGTAACTACTTTTTACTCACCTTAACAAAGTTGATAAATTCCTGCAGCATGTTTTGCTTATCGTCTTCCTGTTCCTGATCGAATCCTTCCTCTTCCACGCTGAAAGCTTCCTTCATCCTCAAATACTCCTCGTGCTCTTGCCTTGCTTTCTCTTCCCGGGCCTTTCGCTCGGCCTCCTCACGTTTGCGCTCCTCCTCGGCTTCTTTTTCGGCCTCAACTTTTCGTTGTTCCTCCAGTAGGGCATCCTTTTTTTTCTGATCCTCACGAATTTTCAGCTCCTGCTCGCGTAGGGCCTTTTTTTCGGCCTTGGCCTCCAATTTGGCTCTTTTTTTGGCTCCCATTTTTTCACCGTTGAAATCTGCGTGTGGAATTTCGTCCTCGTCCGATCCACCATCGGCGGCCGCATGGTGCTGTTCTTCCGCAGGTGCTGCCGCTACTCTGGCACGATTACGTTGATTACGGACGACCTGGGCCCTTCGCGGTGCTGCTTGTGCTTCATTTTCGACCCGTGGCTGGTCTGAAGTGGGAGACTTTATTTGTCataattatttgttacaaataGTAAACTATATTTACCAGACTCTTGTGAAGCCTTGCCTTTAGTAAGGAAAAACAGGGTTATTAAAATCACCAGCAAGGCCACAGCAATCCCCAGAAGAAGTATCAGGtccatttttaaatcaaagttgTGACGAAGTGAGTTCAGTATTTACAATGAACTATCAACATATTATTCTGAACTCGTGTCAGGTTTGTGACATTCTCAATTTTATACATATATGTAGCATTTAAATTTGTCGTGCACAATACACGATTAATAATTGAACCATTTTACTCAAATGTTCATTTTTCCACATATTTAGTTAAAATATCTAGTTTTAATAAAACCCGACAAACATCAGGTACAAAATAGTacaaatgctattttttcacgtttCCCGATAAATCTTAATTCATAAAGCAGAACAAATAGATAATTAAACAAGGATGATTTTTTATGACTAAATCAACATTGAGTAAAAACCAAGCccattagggagcgttcttttattacgtaacgcagtagggggggagggggggtcggaggccgtgttacgctcaatacaaaatttttaaaatttgtatggaaattttgttacgaggggggggggagggggtctaaaagtccgatttttcgcgttacgtaataaaagaacgctcccttagaaaTACCTGTAACTTGACAGGGCGGTGTCAATTTTTCAAGCAAACTTTTGCGTTTAAACATTTAAGCGTGTGACGAAAAAAGTTATTGACGTGTCGCGGTTTAAAAATACTGTAGAAATTTGTTCCGTCGCAGGTTTTCTCTCCCTAAATTAGCTTATAAAACTATTGCAAATAATGGTTTTGCGAAATCATCTTGTTGCTTTTGTTCTGGTAATGGCCCTGCAGCTAACAAACGCACTGTACTTTCATATAGGTGAAACAGAGAGAAAATGTTTCATCGAAGAGATTCCGGACGAAACCACCGTCATAGGTAAGTGAAGCTTGGCAAGATGGCACCTGCTGGAAGGGAAACTAAACTGCACTTTAATTTACAGTAAACTACAAGGTAGAACTGTACGATCCTCGTAGCGGCGGATTTATGCCATCGTCGCCGGGGATCGGCATGCACGTCGAGGTGAAAGATCCTGACGACAAGACCATCCTGTCCCGTGTGTACAGCTCGGAGGGTCGCATTTCGTTCACTTCACACACTCCCGGCGAGCACGTTATCTGCATGTACTCCAACAGCACGGCTTGGTTCAGCGGATCGCAGCTGCGTGTCCACCTCGACATCCAGGTCGGCGAGCATGCCATCGACTATGCCAACGTTGCTCAGAAAGAGAAACTCACCGAGTTGCAGCTTCGTATCCGGCAGCTGTTGGACCAGGTGGACCAAATTACCAAGGAGCAAAACTACCAGAGAGTAAGTTGGATCGGATTTGAATCTTCCAATACATATTTTAACACATTTACTTAATTTCAGTACCGTGAAGAGCGCTTCCGCCAAACTAGCGACAGCACAAACCAGCGTGTCCTTTGGTGGTCCTTGGCCCAAACCCTGGTGCTCGTGACTATGGGACTGTGGCAGATGAAGCATCTGAAGAGCTTCTTCGAGGCGAAAAAGTTAGTTTAATTGTGAAGATTAGGCCCTTCATTTTCTCGCGAGTTTCGCGACAACACTGTGCTCTCAACGCGCACAGAACAGATTTACTGTAATCTTTTCTCAGAATAAATTAATTTCGAAACTGGAACTGTCTTGATCATGGGGAATTTTAATAAAGgacagtacagtcatcccacatattcggaacggtttacagatcggccgatggttgaaaaatcatagaaaatcgatagtcGAACataatgttttgctttttcctTCATGTGGAAGCTTTTCTtgagatctttcgattgatgtatagaccggctgtagttttttacgttttatagcatattttaaagaaaaacattgacccatgaaaaccacaaattcggaacacttttttcttacggatgtaaacaaaccttGGTTCTCTCCagcaatacagatttttaacaaaataatgacttcacacactgaaatcaATGGAACTcatgcttagtgatgttttatacatggtctgatgacttttttgtggaaatatcagttaaattcaggtgttccacaattgtgggaggcacaataacatcccacaattatgaaacaggcaatttggaggcagtgttttgctgctctggataaaattgtcttgaaatgaagtttttgtctaaaaagtactacttttactaatgaaatagcaagagaatgtccaaataaaggtcctaaaaatggtAGGGTTGAcggaaaagctgcatttggcatgctattgacaaattatctcgaaagtgttccgaatttgtgggtgttccgaatatgtgggatgactgtatttgACAAGAAATCTCAcaattgaataataaaaattagtTTTGCAGGGTTTAATAAAACATTGACGTTGAAaaggtaaatttaaaaaaaaaacacatttcagagaatctgataaaaatgttattctatttttttagaaatctcacaattgaataataaaaattagtTTTGCAGGGTTTAATAAAACATTGACGTTGAAaaggtaaatttaaaaaaaaacacatttcagagaatctgataaaaatgttattctattttttttttttttttttgagtgtgatccagccgcacattggTGATGTCGaaactagagaccctaaatagggag
Coding sequences:
- the LOC120427947 gene encoding DDRGK domain-containing protein 1, whose product is MDLILLLGIAVALLVILITLFFLTKGKASQESDQPRVENEAQAAPRRAQVVRNQRNRARVAAAPAEEQHHAAADGGSDEDEIPHADFNGEKMGAKKRAKLEAKAEKKALREQELKIREDQKKKDALLEEQRKVEAEKEAEEERKREEAERKAREEKARQEHEEYLRMKEAFSVEEEGFDQEQEDDKQNMLQEFINFVKSNKVVVLEDLAVQFKLKTQAAIDRIVELQKDGRLSGVIDDRGKFIYISEEELNAVAKFIKQRGRVSITELAENSNNLINLIPVSAE
- the LOC120427940 gene encoding transmembrane emp24 domain-containing protein eca; this encodes MVLRNHLVAFVLVMALQLTNALYFHIGETERKCFIEEIPDETTVIVNYKVELYDPRSGGFMPSSPGIGMHVEVKDPDDKTILSRVYSSEGRISFTSHTPGEHVICMYSNSTAWFSGSQLRVHLDIQVGEHAIDYANVAQKEKLTELQLRIRQLLDQVDQITKEQNYQRYREERFRQTSDSTNQRVLWWSLAQTLVLVTMGLWQMKHLKSFFEAKKLV